One genomic segment of Spirochaetae bacterium HGW-Spirochaetae-1 includes these proteins:
- a CDS encoding MATE family efflux transporter, translated as MIPIISTLSKRFLIRWNAPFGYRHLLVLAIPLIISTGSWSIQHVIDRMFLTWHSEAAIAASMPAGILNFTIISFFMGTASYVSTFVAQYFGSDQHKMVGPIVWQGMYVSLMSAFTLFMLIPFAPQIFTLIGHDEAVRILETDYFQILCFGGFPVVASSCLAGLFSGLGKTWIVMFVNIFSTIVNIVFNYLLIFGNYGFPAMGIRGAGIATVISACVNFLIYFAITLGPYYRSVFDSVRGWRFNRVLFMRLMKYGLPSGAQFFLDVAGFTFFILIIGRLGKVSLAASNIALTVNNLAFMPMIGLGIAVSILVGQNLGRNEPENAEYSAYSGFHLTFIYMTAIAALFVFFPEIFIGIFAAKADPEKFRKIFELTVILLRFVAFYSVFDTLNIIFASAIKGAGDTRFVMYMISSLSLTVLVIPTYVCVVIFEMGLYAGWTIASAYVILLGFVFLLRFKNGKWKKMRVIDMGK; from the coding sequence TATCAGCACAGGGTCATGGTCCATTCAGCATGTCATTGACAGAATGTTTCTCACCTGGCATTCCGAAGCAGCAATTGCCGCGTCCATGCCTGCGGGAATTCTGAATTTTACCATAATAAGTTTTTTTATGGGCACGGCCAGTTATGTGAGTACTTTTGTAGCCCAGTATTTCGGATCAGATCAGCATAAGATGGTGGGACCCATCGTATGGCAGGGAATGTATGTTTCTCTCATGTCGGCTTTCACTCTTTTTATGCTTATCCCTTTTGCGCCCCAGATATTCACGCTCATCGGTCACGATGAAGCGGTGAGGATACTTGAAACCGATTACTTCCAGATACTGTGCTTCGGCGGATTTCCCGTTGTCGCCTCATCTTGCCTGGCAGGACTTTTCTCCGGTCTGGGAAAAACCTGGATTGTTATGTTCGTTAATATTTTTTCTACAATAGTAAATATTGTATTTAACTATCTTCTTATTTTCGGCAACTACGGTTTCCCTGCCATGGGCATCAGGGGAGCAGGTATTGCCACGGTAATTTCGGCCTGTGTGAACTTTCTCATCTATTTTGCCATAACTCTCGGTCCCTATTACCGGTCGGTTTTTGATTCGGTGCGGGGCTGGCGATTCAACAGGGTGTTGTTTATGAGGCTGATGAAATATGGACTGCCCAGCGGCGCCCAGTTTTTCCTCGATGTGGCTGGTTTTACTTTTTTCATTCTTATCATAGGTCGTCTCGGGAAAGTCAGTCTGGCCGCATCCAATATAGCGCTCACCGTAAACAACCTGGCCTTCATGCCCATGATAGGGTTGGGAATTGCCGTGTCCATTCTTGTGGGACAGAATCTTGGTAGAAATGAACCTGAAAATGCTGAATACAGCGCCTATTCAGGATTTCACCTGACCTTTATATATATGACAGCTATTGCGGCTCTTTTTGTTTTTTTCCCTGAAATATTCATTGGTATCTTCGCTGCCAAGGCAGATCCTGAAAAATTCAGAAAAATTTTTGAATTGACCGTTATTCTTTTGCGATTCGTAGCCTTCTATTCTGTTTTTGATACGCTCAATATCATATTCGCATCGGCAATTAAAGGAGCCGGGGATACACGCTTTGTCATGTATATGATTTCCAGTCTATCACTTACCGTTCTTGTCATTCCCACCTACGTATGCGTTGTCATATTTGAAATGGGTTTGTATGCCGGATGGACAATTGCTTCGGCATATGTCATTCTACTGGGATTTGTATTTCTCCTGCGGTTTAAAAACGGCAAGTGGAAAAAGATGCGCGTGATCGACATGGGAAAATAG
- a CDS encoding diphosphate--fructose-6-phosphate 1-phosphotransferase (catalyzes the formation of fructose 1,6-bisphosphate from fructose 6-phosphate and diphosphate), giving the protein MNFIIKSLGENKYRAKDIVNFAVKDSYIVSDEKRLLHNIFIDERGYDPSDMKKSFELAGPREKLFFDPKTTKCAIVTCGGLCPGLNDVIRSIVMESYYRYGVRSIIGIRYGYNGLNPAMGYHPIELTPELVESIHMDGGTILGSSRGGTDDMEILVNTLENMSINILYTIGGDGTLRGAHKINEVAKKRGYDLSVVGIPKTIDNDISFIQRSFGFETAFSKASDSIYAAHAEAKGAPNGIGLVKLMGRQSGFIAANATLAMNDVNYVLVPEVPFDLYGDHGFLNCLEKRLLNRGHAVICVAEGAGQDLIKKEQENRGHDASGNIVLDDIGIFLKHTINEYFKEKKITINLKYIDPSYIIRSAPAVPNDSIFCAILGQYAVHAGMAGKTDLVIGQWNNVFIHIPIELAISSRKQIDPNSPFWNSVLEATGQPASMVNAQS; this is encoded by the coding sequence ATGAATTTTATAATTAAATCGCTTGGCGAAAACAAATACAGGGCGAAGGATATTGTCAATTTTGCTGTTAAGGATTCCTACATAGTTTCAGACGAAAAACGCCTTCTGCATAACATTTTTATCGATGAAAGGGGATACGATCCCTCTGACATGAAAAAAAGCTTTGAACTGGCCGGTCCCAGGGAAAAGCTTTTTTTCGATCCGAAAACAACGAAATGCGCCATTGTAACCTGTGGTGGACTCTGTCCCGGGCTGAACGATGTTATCCGTTCCATTGTAATGGAATCCTACTACCGCTATGGTGTTCGTTCAATAATTGGCATTAGATATGGTTATAACGGGCTTAATCCAGCCATGGGCTACCATCCCATAGAATTAACTCCCGAACTTGTGGAATCCATACACATGGACGGCGGCACTATCCTTGGTTCGTCCAGGGGCGGAACCGACGATATGGAAATTCTGGTGAATACCCTGGAAAATATGAGTATAAACATTCTATATACTATCGGTGGTGATGGGACACTTCGGGGTGCCCATAAAATAAACGAGGTGGCAAAAAAAAGGGGTTATGATCTTTCTGTCGTCGGTATCCCTAAAACGATTGACAACGATATAAGCTTCATTCAGCGTTCTTTTGGTTTTGAGACTGCCTTCTCGAAGGCATCGGATTCGATTTACGCAGCCCATGCCGAAGCAAAGGGAGCACCTAACGGGATTGGTCTTGTGAAACTCATGGGCAGGCAGTCGGGATTTATCGCTGCCAACGCCACACTTGCCATGAATGATGTTAATTATGTTCTGGTGCCGGAAGTGCCTTTTGATCTGTATGGCGACCATGGGTTTTTGAACTGTCTTGAGAAGCGATTGTTAAATCGGGGGCATGCCGTTATCTGCGTTGCCGAGGGAGCAGGGCAGGACCTGATTAAAAAGGAACAGGAAAACAGGGGCCATGACGCTTCGGGGAATATTGTGCTGGATGACATCGGTATTTTTTTAAAGCACACTATCAATGAGTATTTCAAGGAGAAAAAGATTACTATCAATCTCAAATATATTGATCCAAGTTACATAATAAGAAGCGCTCCGGCAGTTCCCAATGATTCAATATTCTGTGCAATTCTTGGACAGTACGCCGTACATGCGGGTATGGCAGGAAAAACCGATCTGGTGATCGGACAGTGGAACAATGTCTTTATCCATATACCTATTGAACTTGCCATATCCAGTAGAAAGCAAATAGATCCAAATTCCCCATTCTGGAACAGTGTACTAGAGGCGACTGGTCAACCCGCATCCATGGTTAATGCACAGTCGTAA
- the gcvH gene encoding glycine cleavage system protein H produces the protein MSNIPEDLKYTKDHEWIRMDEEFTGTCGITDHAQELLTDIVFVELPEVGMEVKKGEQIAVVESVKAVSDVYAPVSGSIMAVNKDLEDAPELINSDPYEGGWIFQIEVKDKNELRELMDADTYSQHVEKGD, from the coding sequence ATGAGTAATATTCCAGAAGATTTGAAATACACCAAGGATCATGAGTGGATACGAATGGATGAAGAATTCACCGGAACCTGCGGAATAACCGATCACGCTCAGGAATTGCTTACCGATATTGTTTTTGTCGAATTGCCTGAAGTCGGAATGGAAGTAAAAAAAGGGGAACAGATTGCCGTCGTCGAATCTGTAAAGGCGGTTTCCGATGTTTACGCCCCCGTTTCCGGAAGCATAATGGCCGTCAATAAAGACCTGGAAGATGCCCCGGAACTTATCAATTCAGATCCCTACGAGGGAGGATGGATTTTTCAAATAGAAGTGAAAGATAAAAACGAGCTCAGGGAGCTTATGGACGCCGATACCTACAGCCAGCATGTTGAAAAAGGCGACTGA
- the lipA gene encoding lipoyl synthase: METTSARKPGWIRFKIPGGEKYTRVKNIIRENRLHTVCLEAGCPNIGECFGCGTATFLIMGNICTRNCLYCAVSQGTPESPDADEPENIANAVKQLELKYAVITSVTRDDLTDGGSSVFAKTTNAIRARYPQCRIELLVPDFKSAMETSLDVIVSSGPHVINHNIEVVSSYYKQLRPAGDYELSLRLLSRAAASGIPAKSGLMIGFGENVDDIERTFSDLYAAGCRILTVGQYLKSRKNGFPVKKYYTPEEFTIIGDMAKKIGFDKVMSGPLIRSSYHAADMSA; this comes from the coding sequence ATGGAAACGACTAGCGCTAGAAAACCGGGCTGGATACGCTTTAAAATTCCCGGCGGAGAAAAATATACCCGGGTAAAAAACATAATCAGGGAAAATAGGCTTCATACGGTTTGTCTTGAAGCGGGCTGTCCCAATATAGGGGAATGTTTCGGGTGTGGGACAGCCACGTTCCTTATTATGGGGAATATCTGCACACGAAACTGCCTGTATTGCGCTGTATCGCAGGGAACTCCGGAATCCCCCGATGCTGATGAACCGGAAAATATTGCCAACGCCGTTAAACAATTGGAATTGAAATATGCCGTTATAACATCAGTCACCAGGGATGATCTTACCGATGGCGGATCTTCCGTTTTCGCAAAAACGACAAACGCCATCAGGGCCAGGTATCCTCAATGCAGAATTGAACTGTTGGTGCCCGATTTTAAGTCAGCAATGGAGACGTCCCTTGATGTTATTGTTTCATCGGGACCGCATGTGATAAATCATAATATTGAAGTTGTATCTTCTTATTATAAACAGCTTCGCCCGGCAGGCGATTACGAATTATCTCTTCGTCTTCTGAGTCGGGCTGCCGCTTCCGGTATACCGGCAAAATCCGGTCTCATGATAGGTTTCGGTGAGAATGTCGATGATATTGAAAGAACATTCAGTGACCTCTATGCTGCGGGCTGCAGGATACTTACCGTGGGACAGTATCTGAAATCCAGGAAAAACGGTTTTCCCGTAAAAAAATATTATACTCCTGAAGAATTTACCATTATCGGTGATATGGCAAAAAAAATCGGATTTGACAAGGTCATGTCAGGTCCGCTGATCAGAAGTTCTTATCATGCGGCGGATATGTCTGCATGA
- the lipB gene encoding lipoyl(octanoyl) transferase codes for MIDKKINISYLGRMDYASAVKIQENERTRVLSSSSCGSVFLLEHVPAVITLGRHAARENLKVKAEYAMQCGYQVAMSSRGGDITVHEPGQLVVYYVLPVKSKDTGRFIRNLVSPVADMLNSIYKCDVYYDASRPGIWHGNEKLCFSGFDLTGKVSMHGISINICNTLDGFSYIVPCGMEGISLTTLCRLAEKQISVREVAHEITTIYEKLFND; via the coding sequence ATGATTGATAAAAAGATAAATATATCATATTTAGGCAGAATGGATTATGCCTCGGCGGTCAAAATACAGGAAAATGAGCGCACCAGGGTTCTTTCATCTTCGAGCTGCGGATCGGTCTTTCTGCTGGAACACGTTCCAGCGGTTATAACCCTGGGAAGACATGCCGCAAGAGAAAACCTGAAGGTCAAGGCTGAATATGCCATGCAATGCGGCTACCAGGTGGCCATGTCAAGCCGTGGTGGTGATATTACCGTTCATGAGCCCGGTCAGCTTGTCGTATACTATGTCCTGCCTGTTAAATCGAAAGATACGGGCCGGTTTATACGGAATCTTGTTTCACCCGTCGCCGATATGCTTAACAGCATCTACAAATGTGATGTTTACTATGACGCGTCCCGACCAGGCATATGGCATGGGAATGAAAAGCTCTGCTTCTCAGGATTTGATCTGACCGGTAAGGTAAGCATGCACGGGATATCAATCAATATATGTAATACACTGGATGGATTTTCCTATATTGTTCCCTGCGGAATGGAGGGTATCAGCCTCACTACCCTTTGCCGTCTCGCAGAGAAACAAATATCAGTTCGTGAGGTCGCTCACGAAATCACAACCATTTATGAAAAATTATTCAATGATTAA
- a CDS encoding Trk system potassium transporter TrkA: protein MHIVVLGAGIVGVQIASKLIAEGKNIVVIEKNMERAQYVNSHLDCMVINEEGNNIHTLKKAGIEKADIFISVTNSDEVNMIACALVDSEFTVPIKIARVRNLDYSRLKITEKNFLGIDYIVNSEVETARQIANIVALGASSDVMLFENTELQMRNIIITRNSYFRNRTLREIRHHIKESFLMAGILRDSEFIIPTGDTMVKENDNVYLLATQKEFTRLFIQTGRKQENIDRIVIIGGGKIGSLVCQYLIRTGRKITIIDNSYENCKILSEKFPEALVLNADISDEDIFEEEQLNKYDLIIATTDNQELNILTSIYAKTLGTRRSIALVNKSNYLPIASKLDIDATISPKMSTVDAIMKFIRRGEIKSIHSIFDGKAEVIEFSVDGNNQLARKKIKDMELPANSLILSIVRDNMNVLPDGNLVIEPGDVAIIIASKTSINKIEEYLAG from the coding sequence ATGCATATCGTAGTTCTTGGTGCCGGAATCGTAGGAGTCCAGATCGCCTCTAAGCTTATTGCCGAGGGGAAAAACATCGTCGTAATTGAGAAAAATATGGAGAGAGCTCAATACGTCAACAGTCATCTCGATTGCATGGTGATTAACGAAGAAGGAAATAATATTCATACGTTGAAAAAAGCCGGTATTGAAAAAGCCGATATTTTTATCAGCGTCACAAACTCCGATGAAGTCAATATGATTGCCTGCGCTCTCGTGGACAGCGAATTTACCGTTCCGATTAAAATTGCAAGGGTGAGAAACCTTGATTATTCAAGACTTAAGATAACAGAAAAGAACTTTTTGGGCATTGACTATATTGTTAATTCCGAAGTTGAGACCGCGAGACAGATTGCCAACATTGTTGCCCTGGGAGCAAGCAGTGATGTCATGCTTTTCGAGAATACTGAATTGCAGATGCGGAATATCATCATAACAAGGAATTCATATTTCAGAAACAGAACCCTGCGCGAAATCCGCCATCACATTAAAGAATCATTTCTCATGGCCGGGATCTTACGTGATTCTGAATTCATTATACCTACCGGCGATACAATGGTTAAGGAAAATGATAATGTATACCTGCTGGCAACACAGAAAGAGTTTACACGTCTTTTCATCCAGACCGGCCGTAAACAGGAAAATATTGATCGTATTGTCATAATCGGTGGAGGTAAAATCGGATCGCTCGTTTGTCAGTATCTTATCAGGACCGGCAGGAAAATAACCATCATCGACAATAGTTACGAAAACTGTAAAATCCTGTCGGAAAAATTCCCTGAAGCACTCGTACTCAATGCAGATATTTCCGATGAAGATATATTTGAAGAAGAGCAGCTTAATAAATATGATCTGATAATTGCCACTACGGATAACCAGGAACTTAACATTTTAACATCAATATATGCGAAGACTCTCGGAACCAGGAGATCCATAGCCCTGGTAAACAAATCAAATTATTTACCAATTGCGTCCAAACTCGACATAGATGCAACCATCAGTCCGAAAATGAGCACGGTTGATGCTATCATGAAATTCATACGGCGCGGAGAAATAAAGAGCATTCACAGCATATTTGACGGTAAAGCCGAAGTCATTGAATTCTCCGTGGACGGAAATAATCAGCTTGCCCGTAAAAAGATAAAAGACATGGAGCTCCCTGCAAATTCACTGATCCTATCAATAGTAAGAGATAACATGAACGTTCTCCCCGACGGGAATCTTGTCATAGAACCCGGAGATGTGGCCATAATAATTGCCAGCAAAACGTCTATAAACAAAATTGAAGAATACCTGGCCGGATAA
- a CDS encoding potassium transporter translates to MNIKIVLKMISLLLLIIAGFMIVPAGIAAYCQETASLYSFLYTIAGTLTISVFFLFLFRKVKSNKLSTRDGFLFVTGSWVFASVAGSLPFYLSDCIPSFTNAFFETISGFSTTGASILTVTDAIPRSMLFWRSLTHWLGGMGIVVLAVAILPLLGIGGMQLIKAEAPGPTIDKLTPRITETAKLLWYIYTGLTVIETLLLMGGGMGLYDALTHTFGTLATGGFSTKNASVGHFNSAYIDYVITFFMVIAGVNFILHFNLITGRYKSLFKDTEFKAYLLIFFFSTMLVTINLNGHVYDSFEKSFRYASFQCATILTTTGFATTDYEKWPYFSQMILFILMFVGGCSGSTGGGIKVIRIVTLFKQALNEMNLLLHPRGVFTLRIRKAAVRKNIVYAISGFFFLYIVLLLIVTSVVAFSGHDLLTAFTASLATVGNIGPGFGRVGPTENYAFFEDYVKWVLSFGMLTGRLELYTVLVLFTPRFWR, encoded by the coding sequence ATGAATATTAAAATAGTCTTAAAAATGATTTCCCTGCTGCTTCTTATCATAGCCGGATTTATGATCGTCCCTGCCGGAATAGCAGCCTATTGCCAGGAAACAGCTTCTCTGTATAGCTTTCTTTACACCATTGCAGGCACACTGACAATTTCAGTATTCTTTCTTTTTCTTTTCAGGAAGGTAAAATCAAATAAACTCTCAACCCGCGACGGCTTCCTGTTTGTAACAGGAAGCTGGGTATTCGCTTCAGTTGCCGGCTCCCTCCCCTTTTATTTATCCGACTGTATACCGTCCTTTACCAACGCGTTTTTTGAAACTATTTCCGGTTTTTCCACAACCGGTGCTTCCATTCTCACAGTAACCGATGCTATTCCCCGTTCCATGCTGTTCTGGAGGTCTCTAACGCACTGGCTCGGAGGGATGGGTATTGTAGTTCTTGCCGTGGCCATACTGCCACTCCTGGGCATTGGCGGCATGCAACTCATCAAGGCTGAAGCTCCAGGACCTACAATCGACAAGCTCACACCGAGAATTACCGAGACCGCCAAATTATTATGGTATATCTATACGGGGCTCACCGTAATCGAGACCCTGCTTCTCATGGGCGGTGGAATGGGGCTTTACGATGCACTGACTCATACTTTCGGGACATTGGCCACGGGAGGTTTTTCCACCAAAAATGCCAGTGTAGGTCATTTCAATTCAGCATATATAGACTATGTCATTACCTTCTTTATGGTAATTGCCGGGGTCAATTTTATACTTCACTTTAATCTGATTACAGGCAGATATAAAAGTCTCTTTAAAGATACCGAATTCAAGGCCTACCTGCTTATTTTTTTCTTTTCAACCATGCTGGTTACAATCAATCTTAACGGACACGTGTATGATTCTTTTGAAAAAAGTTTCAGATATGCCAGCTTTCAATGCGCCACAATTTTAACAACAACGGGATTTGCCACAACCGATTATGAAAAATGGCCTTACTTTAGTCAGATGATATTGTTTATCCTAATGTTTGTCGGAGGATGTTCCGGTTCCACGGGAGGCGGCATAAAGGTGATTCGCATTGTGACATTGTTTAAACAGGCCCTGAACGAAATGAATCTTTTGCTCCATCCACGAGGCGTATTTACCTTACGAATAAGAAAGGCTGCAGTACGAAAGAATATTGTTTATGCAATTTCCGGTTTTTTCTTTCTGTATATTGTTCTTCTTCTGATTGTAACGAGTGTCGTAGCTTTTTCAGGGCATGATCTGTTAACGGCCTTTACTGCTTCCCTGGCAACGGTGGGAAACATCGGACCGGGCTTTGGCAGAGTTGGCCCCACGGAAAATTATGCCTTTTTCGAGGATTACGTGAAGTGGGTTTTATCCTTCGGGATGCTTACCGGCCGACTGGAACTCTATACTGTTTTAGTTTTATTTACTCCGCGTTTCTGGCGGTAG
- a CDS encoding 2-C-methyl-D-erythritol 2,4-cyclodiphosphate synthase, which translates to MNYKNLRIGNGFDVHAFAEGRDLFLGGIKIDHRQGLQGHSDADVLIHAIIDALLGAAGIGDIGQLFPDSEMQYKNIRSTSLLSSVGTIFKEKNITVINIDCTIICEKPRILPYVPAMKKSIAECLGGMDSSRIGIKGTTTEKLGFTGRSEGIASMASALIMLPE; encoded by the coding sequence GTGAATTATAAAAATCTTCGCATAGGAAATGGTTTCGATGTCCACGCCTTTGCCGAAGGCAGGGATTTATTTCTTGGCGGAATCAAAATAGATCATCGTCAAGGCCTCCAGGGCCATTCCGATGCCGATGTTCTAATTCATGCAATCATTGATGCCCTGCTTGGAGCGGCAGGAATTGGTGATATTGGCCAGCTATTTCCCGATAGTGAAATGCAATACAAGAATATCAGAAGTACAAGTCTTCTTTCCTCCGTTGGAACTATTTTTAAAGAAAAAAATATTACCGTCATCAATATCGACTGTACGATTATCTGTGAAAAACCAAGGATATTGCCGTATGTGCCGGCCATGAAAAAATCCATTGCGGAATGTCTTGGCGGGATGGATAGCAGCCGGATCGGTATAAAGGGAACTACTACGGAAAAACTGGGATTTACCGGCAGGAGCGAAGGTATTGCCTCAATGGCTTCGGCACTGATCATGCTGCCGGAATGA